One window of Magallana gigas chromosome 2, xbMagGiga1.1, whole genome shotgun sequence genomic DNA carries:
- the LOC105343430 gene encoding protein PRRC2C isoform X6: protein MSTFSGIGGRGDKGSNKYKSLNINNIYQGKSVPTQKSTVQRQHGLQSLGKVASMRRMPPPANLPSLKSENSGNDPNINLVPTGGSGWGNKEKEQEKTTAPTGQPPSTQPSQATAAPSAQSTTKTTVAGSSATVTSSAAPSGTNSAPKSWSSVALGERGRPLGPHSPYQQEEFPTLKSSGEDKGKDGKKEEEGKDTQYGPGPSLRPQNVASWREGGGRGAMQQQQNKPDSPSSPTGPTSQGQTETQQNGPQTSSPVELPNQPPRPGSGPTPGGPITMGPPMGMPPQYRMMPPYMYGRFPPGYPPNYQGMPRPPYPYDQSRFRHPPPMPAQPRPPVGADSDDYKRAAIISEKDLKEFDNLRLDQEDEGWAGAQGEIDYSEKLVFSDDDDDDKDGKPRSRRGEKREKKDDYNDDEDGGKGERGPPMPREAWGGGPMPPQYRGRPPMGMDGRWQMPPFDYMRPPSRGPPYPQYGVPPPGPRAPGPYSHPQMTPPQPPQSPQSPGPSPSPNQTPKKNETKDEMEEEHWKEKRMQRTEEMSTAIQRARQRREDEEKKMENDRKAAAAEKLRLLDERSKKRDDRDVESDTKSEGRSEGGRSSRTPSESSEKDFKTHKEQHKHSEPGKSSRGSVPPRFLKQHSSEHPPTSSRQTGPGTPTSPQPHPTQMRPGQGPPPPWFWHPSMQMPPYAFGRPPVDMQGMPMYPPMRRRNDSHGSGNDGQDGEGRTEAYERDPRQFYHPMPPHLAQFDGRGPPPYFDQRMYPEYEKQMMDYERRQERDHDRREKDHRADRSFEEDLEYDTREPEKRAPRLQRDPFDDTPEDRYTPSPKELKKESRNEEKKEDKQSKEDLRDRMDHHYEERKERREDKSDNRRDDYSRKEKDYDSHSHSHSHKGYGNKEGRSKHPWPTDEGGRSYREKREYPNCPPPISAQQSQQNLPPRSNLITLKRPLSNTNDRKAEYLKEQSDAKSKSSNKDQQRDSKSGKENKTAEREERSKQREDQQKGNDQGEIDEVGKDKHQSKAKEDRREKEDSVGREDRPSAWDRPLRDDGKGEKRSDRNQPPLKKKREEYNADKSERRQPSSRAREFVRGRGGKVSRGSKSASTSTRGGRGGSRDGYPRGYDKRGDRGSYRTDRSKSFGGQWSDHVDELELEEEMQRRREKAEEVDYDGEEGSRSPEGAREQADSGRMRDQRERKSAPEPKPFSWENRAKSMDPKKEDSLERNKQLEDDKKTDDGQMSRKMSSEEKWESRNGRGSFQPRGEPSKRGRGGSSSMRGRGRGSLRESGDKGDRRNYSAPSKGGGSGRPGPRDGGEVSEKGPPRKDNRRQERYPPPPRFAQKRGGLNERGRGAERGRGRGRGRGGSAPPTTSLVKRPQLNKENSQEIPEGEEWETASESSDVLEKKETKNEGKDKDKRDSTGKKFSSQRPQNERQGRKGGQNGDWKSNGDVYQGRGAGKENGSKNGMSRGHQRDGPRKPYSSNKKDSNVYRVGEVVPDDPNAIQSAINNSLDQKNLYGRKADLSDVSKAAKMEEKKNALANIDINNYASVVVIDEVPEVTNDDPAFLFEQNDGFQEVTSKRTIRSKQKAQQEIELMKQKELSKKSVSKVVVKPKSAHAKVLSVEKQPRYKTSKLPPRLAKKKEQMEKERKENKGFEMKIENWDNELANNIPSHSDGLGITADQKGMMNTMSQVSTTQIPSSMTIQSSSMGSLVTAPLPVASAWGAKPHISYATATGSVEKPENHDSGVDVSDQPNSASSSTRSSPSAENKLKNEKAIHPEDDKLSNAEKSSFGSPKPQRQPKITRSEKVSVKDTMEKPDGMKAIKKPESLKDKARNASAIEKPEPIQLPPSFSKVTMDESNEIKLDFIYDDDLATSFPDKSEQKTSTAEEGSPVTVSLSSGTGSDHNAGPASPAAQDLNSKIAAVKTFWESDQTTVFDVMPGTAGLGNTVATSETDLASAPSFHSFSSDNNLAGPDSSGLNIESVVMSVADDGSRGASKNLSPRMQDALTFNSSSMDASMDSKNGEQTNVCKVKPQQLQSQLESDSLSNSAGSGGMLGVPTEDPSSSLQSMLSSQHPFVSFPIGTSQILQQETRLNQSNFGYGLSQQPPPMGQQSLFMTPSQESFPMSQLSAYNRNQPQQQQQQQQQQHAQFGQTPPQQNTIMVSSATSSLMSTSIKPPNQNTAYGTIPKNLATGSLQFGQQMNSTSLQPSQMSFIQYDPSTLFGNLTQPAQNVNNSQILNSHVVQQRVQPHQGTSSFYQQSQQPMQQSFFSNQPQSNNIQPMGNGNRKTGGEQLMFQACILSGALQQAAAAGPQFSMQTFGNQTNNPVATGLSLPLQASNPAAAVAQQALGLGHQTNVSKVSQFSHPLQQPSQTPVSPQSTPLKSPPQSTNFGVASSVQQSQGGSKFFGTNQLQNRAGNQRYNFTNNTVHNNINAAQFNPKINPSYGQHMQSGASVVRPQMLMNTANFRPNVPPSQGSFPNPIQRPGGQMPSNPRPPRPQGKTPAPPPPPQENNSKTGSAFKAQQAKERQGLLAHAQSFLNPQNKPSIKNLPAKAETAATEKKASPSPNGGEPDSKPATEVTQSGETSQ from the exons ATGTCCACATTTTCTGGGATAGGAGGAAGAGGTGATAAGGGATCAAACAAATACAAATCgcttaatataaacaatatataccAAGGAAAGAGTGTACCAACACAGAAAAGCACAG TACAACGTCAGCATGGGTTGCAAAGTTTGGGTAAAGTGGCAAGCATGCGGCGTATGCCGCCCCCGGCTAATTTACCAAGTTTGAAAAGTGAAAATAGCGGAAACGATCCAAATATCAACTTAGTTCCAACAGGAGGTTCAG GATGGGGCAACAAGGAAAAGGAACAGGAGAAGACGACTGCACCAACAGGTCAGCCGCCATCGACGCAGCCATCGCAGGCTACTGCAGCGCCATCCGCACAATCTACAACAAAG ACAACTGTTGCTGGGAGCAGTGCAACAGTGACATCGTCAGCAGCACCTTCGGGGACAAACTCGGCACCGAAGTCCTGGAGCAGTGTAGCACTTGGAGAGAGGGGCAGGCCTCTTGGTCCACATTCACCTTACCAG CAGGAGGAATTTCCAACATTAAAATCATCAGGGGAAGACAAAGGAAAAGATGGCAAGAAAGAAGAAGAAGGAAAAGATACTCAGTATGGACCAGGGCCAAGTTTGCGACCACAAA ATGTCGCGAGTTGGAGAGAAGGAGGTGGACGTGGCGCCATGCAACAGCAGCAAAACAAGCCAGATTCACCATCATCACCAACAGGGCCTACGTCCCAAGGCCAGACAGAAACACAACAGAATGGCCCCCAGACCTCAAGTCCAGTGGAACTTCCCAACCAGCCTCCAAGGCCTGGTTCGGGCCCCACGCCTGGAGGGCCCATAACTATGGGCCCTCCAATGGGAATGCCACCTCAGTATCGGATGATGCCTCCTTAT atgTATGGCAGATTCCCTCCTGGCTACCCACCAAATTACCAAGGAATGCCAAGACCTCCTTATCCGTATGATCAAAG CAGGTTTCGGCATCCTCCTCCTATGCCAGCACAACCAAGACCCCCTGTTGGTGCTGATAGTGATGATTATAAAAGAGCTGCCATCATCTCAGAAAAAGATCTGAAAGAGTTTGATAACCTGAGACTTGATCAGGAAGATGAAGGATGGGCTGGTGCACAGGGTGAAATTGATTACTC TGAAAAGCTTGTCTTcagtgatgatgatgacgatgataaAGATGG CAAACCTCGATCTAGAAGAGGTGAAAAGAGAGAAAAGAAAGATGACTATAATGATGACGAGGATGGTGGCAAG GGAGAACGTGGCCCTCCAATGCCCCGAGAGGCCTGGGGAGGTGGACCTATGCCTCCACAATACAGAGGAAGACCTCCAATGGGAATGGATGGG AGATGGCAGATGCCTCCATTTGATTATATGAGACCCCCATCTAGAGGTCCTCCCTATCCTCAGTATGGAGTACCCCCTCCAGGTCCTCGTGCCCCAGGACCTTATTCTCATCCCCAGATGACCCCACCTCAACCCCCTCAAAGTCCCCAGAGTCCAGGACCCAGTCCAAGTCCAAACCAGACTCCTAAAAAGAATGAGACCAAGGATGAGATGGAGGAGGAGCACTGGAAAGAAAAACGCATGCAGAGAACAGAGGAAATGTCCACTGCAATTCAGAGAGCTCGCCAAAGACGCGAAGACGAGGAGAAAAAGATGGAGAATGATCGTAAAGCTGCAGCAGCAGAAAAATTAAGACTGTTGGACGAGCGAAGCAAGAAACGAGATGATAGG GATGTGGAGTCTGACACCAAGTCAGAAGGAAGATCAGAAGGTGGGAGATCTAGTCGAACTCCGTCAGAGAGTAGTGAGAAGGACTTCAAAACGCATAAAGAGCAACATAAACACTCAGAG CCTGGAAAAAGTTCAAGAGGATCTGTACCACCTAGATTTCTAAAGCAGCATTCTTCTGAGCATCCCCCTACATCATCTAGACAGACAGGCCCTGGTACCCCTACTTCACCACAACCTCACCCGACACAGATGAGACCTGGACAAGGACCACCCCCTCCCTGGTTTTGGCATCCTTCTATGCAGATGCCGCCATATGCATTTGGAAGACCTCCAGTTGACATGCAGG GAATGCCCATGTACCCACCAATGCGACGCAGGAATGACAGTCATGGGTCAGGAAACGATGGACAGGATGGAGAGGGAAGAACAGAAGCATATGAAAGAGACCCAAGACAGTTCTATCATCCCATGCCTCCACATCTCGCTCAATTTGATGGACGCGGTCCCCCACCTTACTTTGATCAAAGAATGTATCCAGAGTATGAAAAACAAATGATGGATTATGAGAGAAGGCAAGAGAGAGACCATGATCGACGGGAAAAGGATCACAGAGCAGATCGAAGCTTTGAAGAGGATCTCGAATATGATACTAGAGAACCTGAGAAAAGAGCACCAAGATTACAAAGGGATCCATTTGATGACACACCTGAGGACAGATACACACCATCACCAaa GGAGCTGAAGAAGGAAAGTagaaatgaagaaaagaaagaagACAAGCAGTCAAAAGAAGATCTAAGGGATAGAATGGATCACCATTATGAAGAGAGGAAAGAAAGGAGAGAAGATAAAAGTGATAACAGAAGAGACGACTACAGTAGGAAAGAAAAAGACTACGACTCTCACTCTCATTCTCATTCTCATAAAGGTTACGGCAACAAAGAAGGTCGTTCTAAACACCCATGGCCTACAGATGAAGGAGGCCGATCCTACAGAGAAA AGAGAGAGTATCCAAACTGCCCTCCACCAATTTCTGCTCAACAATCTCAACAGAACCTTCCACCAAGGTCCAACTTAATAACATTGAAAAGACCTTTATCTAATACCAACGACAGGAAAGCTGAATACTTAAAAGAACAGAGTGATGCCAAATCCAAATCGTCAAACAAG GATCAGCAAAGGGATTCTAAATCTGGGAAAGAAAACAAGACTGCAGAAAGGGAAGAAAG GTCAAAGCAACGAGAAGACCAACAGAAAGGAAATGATCAGGGTGAAATTGATGAAGTTGGAAAAGATAAACATCAATCTAAAGCAAAAGAAGACAGACGTGAGAAAGAAGATTCTGTTGGGCGTGAAGACAGGCCATCTGCATGGGATAGACCTTTGCGAGATGATGGAAAAGGAGAGAAACGATCTGACAGAAATCAACCACCATTAAAAAAGAAACGTGAAGAGTACAACGCAGACAAATCAGAGAGGAGACAGCCGTCTTCTAGAGCCCGTGAGTTCGTACGGGGCAGAGGTGGCAAAGTCTCAAGGGGAAGCAAGTCAGCAAGCACTTCTACTCGAGGTGGTCGAGGAGGAAGTAGAGATGGCTATCCCCGTGGATATGATAAGCGCGGTGATAGGGGTAGTTACAGGACAGACAGATCCAAGTCATTTGGTGGCCAATGGTCAGATCATGTGGATGAACTGGAATTAGAAGAGGAAATGCAGAGAAGGAGAGAAAAAGCTGAGGAGGTAGATTATGATGGCGAGGAAGGATCCAGATCACCTGAAGGCGCAAGAGAGCAGGCAGATTCTGGACGAATGAGAGATCAAAGAGAAAGAAAATCTGCTCCAGAACCAAAGCCATTCAGTTGGGAAAATCGAGCAAAAAGTATGGATCCTAAGAAAGAGGACAGTCTAGAAAGGAACAAACAATTGGAGGATGACAAAAAAACTGATGATGGTCAAATGAGTAGAAAAATGTCATCTGAGGAGAAATGGGAATCTAGAAATGGTCGAGGATCATTCCAACCCAGAGGTGAACCATCAAAGCGGGGGAGAGGAG GATCCTCTAGTATGAGAGGAAGAGGAAGAGGCTCATTGAGAGAATCTGGAGATAAGGGTGATAGAAGAAATTACTCAGCCCCATCAAAAGGTGGAGGATCGGGTCGTCCAGGACCCAGGGACGGGGGAGAGGTCTCAGAAAAAGGCCCACCTAG GAAAGATAACAGAAGACAGGAAAGATATCCCCCACCTCCACGATTTGCTCAGAAACGTGGGGGTTTAAACGAGAGGGGGAGGGGTGCTGAACGTGGTCGTGGCCGCGGCAGAGGTCGTGGTGGTAGTGCCCCTCCCACCACCTCCCTTGTTAAGCGACCACAGCTAAACAAGGAAAACTCGCAGGAAATTCCTGAGGGAGAAGAATGGGAAACTGCATCGGAGAGCAGTGATGTGTTGGAGAAGAAGGAAACAAAAAATGAGGGAAAGGACAAAGACAAGAGAGATTCTACAGGGAAAAAGTTTTCTAGTCAAAGACCTCAGAATGAAAGACAAGGCAGAAAGGGTGGACAAAATGGTGACTGGAAATCCAATGGAGATGTGTATCAAGGTAGAGGTGCTGGAAAAGAAAACGGTTCAAAAAACGGGATGAGTAGGGGTCATCAAAGAGATGGGCCCCGTAAACCTTACAGTTCCAACAAGAAAGACAGTAATGTATACCGTGTAGGTGAAGTGGTGCCTGATGATCCAAATGCTATTCAATCTGCCATCAACAACAGTCTCGATCAAAA AAACTTGTATGGCAGGAAAGCAGACCTTAGTGATGTCTCCAAGGCAGCAAAAATGGAGGAAAAGAAAAATGCATTAGCCAACATAGACATCAACAATTACGCAA GTGTGGTTGTAATTGATGAGGTTCCTGAGGTGACCAATGATGACCCTGCTTTCCTGTTTGAACAAAATGATGGTTTTCAAGAGGTCACCTCCAAGCGCACAATTAGAAGTAAGCAGAAAGCACAACAGGAAATAGAACTTATGAAGCAGAAGGAACTATCCAAAAAATCTGTCTCAAAG GTTGTTGTCAAACCGAAAAGTGCTCATGCCAAAGTGTTAAGTGTGGAGAAACAACCAAGATACAAAACCAGCAAACTACCTCCTAGACTGGCAAAGAAAAAGGAACAGATGGAGAAAGAAAGGAAGGAAAACAAGGGGTTTGAAATGAAGATTGAAAACTGGGACAATGAACTGGCCAACAATATTCCTTCTCACTCGGACGGCTTGGGGATCACTGCTGACCAGAAAG GAATGATGAACACGATGTCACAAGTGTCAACCACACAGATACCCAGTTCGATGACTATCCAGAGCAGCTCCATGGGATCTTTGGTGACAGCACCATTACCTGTAGCCAGTGCGTGGGGTGCTAAACCTCACATCTCCTATGCAACAGCCACTGGATCTGTGGAGAAACCAGAAAACCACGATAGTGGAGTTGATGTTAGTGACCAACCTAATTCTGCGAGCTCATCCACGCGAAGCTCCCCAAGTGCAGAAAATAAATTGAAGAATGAGAAG GCAATTCATCCTGAAGATGATAAGCTTTCCAATGCAGAGAAATCTTCATTTGGATCACCTAAACCACAGAGGCAACCTAAG ATCACTAGAAGTGAAAAAGTCAGTGTAAAAGACACTATGGAAAAGCCAGATGGGATGAAAGCGATCAAGAAACCTGAGTCACTGAAAGATAAAGCCAGAAATGCATCTGCTATTGAAAAACCAGAACCTATTCAACTTCCTCCAAGCTTCAGTAAAGTAACAATG GATGAGTCCAATGAGATCAAGCTTGACTTCATCTATGATGATGATCTGGCCACCAGCTTTCCTGATAAATCTGAGCAGAAGACGAGTACAGCAGAGGAGGGTTCCCCTGTCACAGTGTCACTGTCTAGTGGGACGGGCAGTGACCACAATGCTGGGCCTGCTTCTCCTGCAGCCCAAGATCTGAACTCCAAAATAGCAGCGGTCAAAACCTTCTGGGAAAGTGATCAAACAACTGTCTTTGATGT AATGCCAGGTACTGCTGGATTAGGGAACACAGTTGCTACTTCTGAAACGGATCTAGCGAGTGCCCCATCATTTCATAGCTTTAGCTCAGACAACAATTTGGCAGGTCCTGACAGTTCTGGCTTAAATATAGAATCGGTTGTCATGTCTGTAGCTGATGATGGAAGCAGAGGTGCATCTAAGAATTTATCTCCAAGAATGCAGGatgcattaacatttaattcatCATCTATGGATGCTTCGATGGACAGCAAAAATGGGGAGCAGACCAACGTATGCAAG GTTAAGCCTCAACAGCTACAGTCTCAGTTGGAATCTGACAGCTTGTCAAATAGTGCAGGGAGTGGAGGTATGCTAGGTGTGCCAACAGAGGACCCAAGTTCATCTCTTCAGTCCATGCTTTCCTCGCAACATCCCTTTGTGAGTTTCCCTATAGGAACCTCACAAATTCTGCAACAAGAAACAAGG TTGAACCAGTCAAACTTTGGGTATGGTCTGTCACAGCAGCCTCCTCCTATGGGTCAACAGTCATTGTTCATGACCCCATCTCAGGAGTCATTTCCAATGTCTCAGTTGTCAGCATACAACAGGAACCAACCACAGCAACAGCAGcaacagcagcagcagcagcatgCTCAGTTTGGACAAACGCCCCCACAACAGAACACCATCATGGTGTCGTCAGCCACTTCATCACTCATGTCAACCTCCATCAAGCCACCCAATCAAAACACAGCTTATG gAACAATTCCGAAGAATTTGGCCACAGGATCGTTGCAGTTTGGACAACAGATGAACAGCACCTCTCTTCAGCCCTCACAAATGTCTTTTATACAGTATGACCCCAGCACACTGTTTGGAAATCTAACACAGCCTGCTCAGAATGTTAATAATTCACAGATTCTCAACTCTCACGTTGTTCAACAAAG GGTGCAGCCTCATCAAGGAACCTCTTCCTTTTATCAACAGTCACAGCAACCCATGCAGCAAAGTTTCTTCTCAAATCAGCCACAATCAAATAATATTCAG CCCATGGGTAATGGAAATAGAAAAACAGGCGGAGAACAATTGATGTTTCAAGCTTGCATACTATCTGGAGCGCTGCAGCAAGCTGCTGCAGCAGGACCTCAATTCTCCATGCAAACCTTTGGAAATCAGACCAATAATCCAGTTGCAACAGGGCTCAGTCTCCCCCTACAGGCCTCCAATCCAGCTGCAGCCGTAGCTCAGCAGGCACTGGGTCTGGGGCATCAGACAAACGTCTCCAAAGTGTCACAGTTCAGCCACCCTTTGCAGCAGCCTAGCCAGACTCCAGTCTCACCTCAGAGCACACCT CTGAAGTCACCACCACAGAGCACGAACTTTGGTGTTGCATCATCTGTACAACAGTCACAAGGGGGATCAAAGTTCTTTGGTACCAATCAACTGCAAAATCGAGCTGGAAATCAGAGATACAATTTCACCAACAATACAGTTCACAACAACATTAATGCAGCCCAATTTAATCCGAAGATAAATCCATCATATGGTCAACACATGCAGTCTGGAg CTTCTGTTGTTCGACCACAAATGTTGATGAATACTGCCAATTTCCGGCCAAATGTTCCACCAAGCCAAGGAAGTTTTCCAAACCCAATACAACGACCTGGAGGACAGATGCCAAGCAATCCTCGACCTCCTCGTCCCCAGGGCAAAACTCCTGCCCCTCCTCCACCCCCACAAGAAAACAACTCAAAAACAGGGTCTGCATTCAAAGCCCAACAAGCTAAGGAGAGACAAGGATTGTTAGCTCATGCCCAGAGTTTCCTTAATCCACAGAACAAGCCTAGCATCAAAAACTTGCCAGCTAAAGCTGAAACTGCTGCAACTGAAAAGAAAGCCTCTCCATCTCCCAATGGTGGGGAACCGGACAGTAAACCCGCCACTGAAGTAACACAGTCGGGAGAGACATCCCAATAA